A DNA window from Caulobacter mirabilis contains the following coding sequences:
- the aroE gene encoding shikimate dehydrogenase: MSRLTGAAMVAGVAGRPVTHSLSPLLHNAWIAAAGLDAVYVPLSPPEDGFRAFADGLRGGVIQGVNVTIPFKEDALAVADERSQRALLAGAANLLLFRENGTIYADNTDGLGMLGALAAQASGFDPKAGPAVVLGAGGAARGAAAALSLAGAPEVRILNRSADRAEALARDIGGTVKAVPRDGALAEANLIVNATSLGLGGGGGPDVDLGEAPGSAVVLDMVYKPLRTEFLQRAAARGLRTADGLEMLIRQAVPSFEAFFGVAPPESVDVRGLALNILGEGQ; this comes from the coding sequence ATGAGCCGCCTGACCGGCGCGGCGATGGTCGCCGGGGTCGCCGGACGGCCGGTGACCCATTCGCTGAGCCCGCTGCTGCACAACGCCTGGATCGCCGCCGCCGGCCTGGACGCGGTCTATGTGCCGCTGTCGCCGCCCGAGGACGGCTTCCGCGCCTTCGCCGACGGTCTGCGCGGCGGCGTGATCCAGGGCGTCAACGTCACCATCCCGTTCAAGGAAGACGCCTTGGCGGTCGCCGACGAGCGCAGCCAGCGCGCCCTGCTGGCCGGCGCGGCCAACCTACTGCTGTTCCGCGAGAACGGGACGATCTACGCCGACAACACCGACGGCCTGGGCATGCTCGGCGCGCTGGCGGCCCAGGCGTCCGGCTTCGATCCCAAGGCGGGCCCCGCCGTGGTCCTGGGCGCCGGCGGCGCGGCGCGGGGCGCCGCGGCCGCCCTGTCGCTGGCCGGCGCGCCGGAGGTCCGCATCCTGAACCGCAGCGCCGACCGCGCCGAGGCTCTGGCCCGCGACATCGGCGGAACGGTGAAGGCCGTGCCCCGCGACGGCGCGCTGGCCGAGGCCAACCTGATCGTCAACGCCACGTCGCTGGGGCTGGGCGGCGGCGGCGGGCCGGATGTCGACCTGGGTGAAGCGCCCGGCTCGGCCGTGGTGCTGGACATGGTCTACAAGCCGCTGCGCACCGAGTTCCTGCAGCGCGCGGCCGCGAGGGGCCTGCGCACCGCGGACGGGCTGGAGATGCTGATTCGCCAGGCGGTTCCGAGTTTCGAGGCCTTCTTCGGCGTCGCGCCGCCGGAGAGCGTCGACGTGCGCGGCCTTGCGCTGAACATTCTGGGAGAAGGCCAATGA
- a CDS encoding cytochrome P450, producing the protein MIPQQIADTIVDPRAYADGDRVDEAFTWLRANAPLAQVQPEGFDPFWAVTRFADIQEVEKQNALFHNGDRATVVTPIEADRKVREMTGGSPHLVRSLVQMDNPDHFAYRRLTQAWFLPQNIRGLEPRIREIARGFIDRMAAHGDRCDFAKDVAFLFPLHVIMEVLGVPEADEPRMLKLTQELFGSTDPELNRTGKAMDRETGVQAVQATVVDFMTYFNAMTEDRRANPRDDLASVIANGAVHGQPLGHLEAMSYYIIAATAGHDTTSSTTAGALWALAENPDQFRKLKADPSLIPGLVEESIRWVTPVKHFMRTATADTELDGRKIAQGDWMMLCYPSGNRDEAVFDDPFRFDIERSPNKHVAFGYGAHVCLGQHLARMEMRILWEELLPRLESVELDGTPKRMEAAFVCGPKSVPIRFRMT; encoded by the coding sequence ATGATTCCGCAGCAGATCGCCGACACGATCGTCGACCCCAGGGCCTATGCCGACGGCGACCGCGTCGACGAGGCCTTCACCTGGCTGCGCGCCAACGCGCCGCTGGCGCAGGTCCAGCCGGAGGGGTTCGATCCCTTCTGGGCCGTCACCCGCTTCGCCGACATCCAGGAGGTCGAGAAGCAGAACGCGCTGTTCCACAACGGCGACCGCGCCACGGTCGTGACGCCGATCGAGGCCGACCGGAAGGTGCGCGAGATGACCGGCGGCTCGCCGCATCTGGTCCGTTCCCTGGTCCAGATGGACAACCCCGACCACTTCGCCTACCGCCGCCTGACCCAGGCCTGGTTCCTGCCGCAGAACATCCGGGGGCTGGAGCCGCGGATCCGCGAGATCGCCCGCGGCTTCATCGACCGGATGGCCGCGCACGGCGACCGCTGCGACTTCGCCAAGGACGTCGCCTTCCTGTTTCCGCTGCACGTCATCATGGAGGTGCTGGGCGTGCCCGAGGCCGACGAGCCGCGCATGCTCAAGCTGACCCAGGAGCTGTTCGGCAGCACCGATCCCGAGCTGAACCGCACCGGCAAGGCGATGGACCGCGAGACCGGCGTCCAGGCGGTGCAGGCGACGGTCGTCGACTTCATGACCTACTTCAACGCCATGACCGAGGACCGCCGGGCCAACCCGCGCGACGACCTGGCCAGCGTGATCGCCAACGGCGCCGTGCATGGACAGCCGCTCGGCCACCTGGAGGCGATGAGCTACTACATCATCGCCGCCACGGCCGGGCATGACACCACCTCCAGCACCACGGCCGGCGCCCTGTGGGCCTTGGCCGAGAACCCCGACCAGTTCCGCAAGCTCAAGGCCGACCCGTCGCTGATCCCCGGCCTGGTCGAGGAGTCGATCCGCTGGGTCACGCCGGTGAAGCACTTCATGCGCACGGCCACGGCCGACACGGAGCTGGATGGCCGCAAGATCGCCCAGGGCGACTGGATGATGCTCTGCTACCCGTCCGGCAACCGCGACGAGGCGGTGTTCGACGATCCGTTCCGGTTCGACATCGAGCGCTCGCCCAACAAGCACGTCGCCTTCGGCTACGGCGCCCACGTGTGCCTGGGCCAGCACCTGGCCCGGATGGAGATGCGCATCCTCTGGGAGGAGCTGCTGCCGCGCCTGGAGAGCGTCGAACTGGACGGGACGCCGAAGCGGATGGAGGCGGCCTTCGTCTGCGGGCCCAAGTCGGTGCCGATCCGCTTCAGGATGACCTAG
- the polA gene encoding DNA polymerase I, translating to MTDAADATAQPAPPTQDGSAVRLYLIDGSGYIFRAYHALPPLTRKSDGLPVGAVQGFCNMLFKLLRDSKEDAPTHLAVIFDHSEKTFRNKLYDQYKAHRPPLPEDLVPQFPLVREATKAFGVPSIELAGYEADDLIAAYSCKVRDMGGEVVIVSSDKDLMQLVGDRVSMLDTMKNLFIGPEQVVEKFGVPPEKVVDVQALCGDSVDNVPGAPGIGIKTAAQLINEYGDLDTLLARAGEIKQPKRRETLIEFADQIRLSRQLVQLDCDTPLPEPVDDLTVRDPDGPTLAEFLDRMEFRTLARRVGEAAAGGGMPAQPLPGRVAAPASAPAAASTPTPAEIDTTKYVCVQDLATLQAWVDRARAVGTIAFDTETDALGSATAGLCGVSLAVAPGEACYIPVGHEAKEGGLFADGGGADLTQIPLDQVIAALKPMLEDPSVLKVAHNAKYDIAVLTRYGIDVSPIEDTMLISYVLEAGLHGHGMDELSELWLGHKPIPFKQVCGTGKSEISFKHVELIPATAYAAEDADVTLRLYDVLRPRLPREHLLTVYETLERPLPDVLARMENAGVRVDPDMLRKLSHEFSVRMVELEAKAHELAGHPFNLGSPKQIGDILFGELGLEGGKKTATGQWATDSDVLERLALTHDLPRTLLDWRQLSKLKGTYTDNLIAAMQPGTNRIHTSYSLAAANTGRLASTDPNLQNIPIRTEEGRKIRKAFVADPGNVLISADYSQIELRLLAHVGDIPQLKRAFREGLDIHAMTASEMFDTPIEGMPSEIRRRAKAINFGIVYGISAFGLSNQLGIEQGEAAAYIKTYFERFPGIRDYMDRMRHEVREHAYVTTIFGRKINIPDIKAKSVGHRQFAERAAINAPLQGAAADIIRRAMARMPAALIDAGLQSRMLLQVHDELVFEASQAEAEETMRVARAVMEKAAEPAVSLSVPLIVDARAASNWDEAH from the coding sequence ATGACCGACGCCGCCGACGCGACCGCACAGCCCGCCCCGCCGACCCAGGACGGTTCCGCCGTCCGGCTCTATCTCATCGACGGCTCCGGCTACATCTTCCGCGCCTACCACGCCCTGCCGCCGCTGACGCGCAAGTCGGACGGCCTGCCCGTCGGCGCGGTGCAGGGCTTCTGCAACATGCTGTTCAAGCTGTTGCGGGACAGCAAGGAAGATGCGCCGACCCATCTCGCGGTGATCTTCGACCACTCCGAGAAGACGTTCCGCAACAAGCTGTACGACCAGTACAAGGCCCATCGCCCGCCGCTGCCCGAGGATCTGGTTCCCCAGTTCCCGCTGGTGCGCGAGGCGACGAAGGCCTTCGGCGTGCCCAGCATCGAGCTGGCCGGCTATGAGGCCGACGACCTGATCGCCGCCTACAGCTGCAAGGTCCGCGACATGGGCGGCGAGGTGGTCATCGTCTCGTCCGACAAGGATCTGATGCAGCTGGTCGGCGACCGGGTGTCGATGCTCGACACCATGAAGAACCTCTTCATCGGCCCGGAGCAGGTGGTCGAGAAGTTCGGCGTCCCGCCGGAGAAGGTCGTCGACGTCCAGGCCCTCTGCGGCGACAGCGTCGACAACGTGCCCGGCGCGCCCGGCATCGGCATCAAGACCGCCGCCCAGCTCATCAACGAGTACGGCGACCTGGACACGCTGCTGGCCCGCGCCGGCGAGATCAAACAACCCAAGCGTCGCGAGACCCTGATCGAGTTCGCCGACCAGATCCGCCTGTCGCGCCAGCTGGTCCAGCTCGACTGCGACACGCCGCTGCCCGAGCCCGTCGACGACCTGACCGTGCGGGATCCGGACGGCCCGACGCTCGCCGAGTTCCTCGACCGGATGGAGTTCCGCACCCTGGCCCGCCGGGTCGGCGAGGCGGCCGCGGGCGGCGGGATGCCGGCCCAGCCGCTGCCCGGCCGCGTGGCCGCGCCGGCGAGCGCTCCCGCCGCAGCCTCGACGCCGACGCCGGCCGAGATCGACACGACCAAGTATGTCTGCGTCCAGGATCTGGCGACGCTTCAGGCCTGGGTCGATCGGGCCCGGGCCGTCGGAACCATCGCCTTCGACACCGAGACGGACGCCCTGGGCTCTGCGACGGCCGGCCTCTGCGGCGTCTCGCTGGCCGTGGCGCCGGGTGAGGCCTGCTACATCCCCGTGGGGCACGAGGCGAAGGAGGGCGGCCTGTTCGCCGACGGCGGCGGCGCCGACCTGACCCAGATCCCCCTCGACCAGGTGATCGCGGCCCTGAAGCCGATGCTCGAGGACCCGTCGGTCCTGAAGGTCGCCCACAACGCCAAGTACGACATCGCCGTCCTGACCCGGTACGGCATCGACGTCTCCCCGATCGAGGACACGATGCTGATCAGCTATGTCCTCGAGGCCGGGCTCCATGGCCACGGCATGGACGAGCTGAGCGAGCTGTGGCTCGGCCACAAGCCGATCCCGTTCAAGCAGGTCTGTGGCACGGGCAAGAGCGAGATCAGCTTCAAGCACGTCGAGCTGATCCCCGCGACCGCCTATGCCGCCGAGGACGCCGACGTCACCTTGCGGCTCTACGACGTCCTGCGCCCGCGCCTGCCGCGCGAGCACCTGCTGACCGTCTACGAGACCCTCGAACGCCCCCTGCCCGACGTGCTGGCGCGGATGGAGAACGCCGGCGTCCGCGTCGACCCCGACATGTTGCGCAAGCTGAGCCATGAGTTCTCGGTGCGGATGGTCGAGCTGGAGGCCAAGGCCCACGAGCTGGCCGGCCATCCCTTCAACCTGGGCAGCCCCAAACAGATCGGCGACATCCTGTTCGGAGAGCTGGGCCTCGAAGGCGGCAAGAAGACCGCCACCGGCCAATGGGCCACCGACAGCGACGTGCTGGAGCGGCTGGCCCTGACGCACGACCTGCCCCGGACGCTGCTCGACTGGCGCCAGCTGTCGAAGCTGAAGGGCACCTACACCGACAACCTGATCGCGGCCATGCAGCCGGGCACCAACCGGATCCACACCTCCTACAGCCTGGCCGCCGCCAACACCGGCCGCCTGGCTTCCACCGATCCGAACCTGCAGAACATCCCGATCCGCACCGAGGAAGGCCGCAAGATCCGCAAGGCCTTCGTCGCCGACCCGGGCAACGTGTTGATCAGCGCCGACTACAGCCAGATCGAGCTGCGTCTGCTCGCCCATGTCGGCGACATCCCGCAGCTGAAACGCGCCTTCCGCGAGGGGCTGGACATCCACGCGATGACCGCCTCGGAGATGTTCGACACGCCGATCGAGGGCATGCCCAGCGAGATCCGGCGCCGGGCCAAGGCGATCAACTTCGGCATCGTCTACGGGATCAGCGCCTTCGGCCTATCCAACCAACTCGGCATCGAGCAGGGCGAGGCCGCGGCCTACATCAAGACCTACTTCGAGCGCTTCCCCGGCATCCGCGACTATATGGACCGGATGCGCCACGAGGTGCGCGAGCACGCCTACGTCACCACCATCTTCGGCCGGAAGATCAACATCCCGGACATCAAGGCCAAGAGCGTCGGCCACCGCCAGTTCGCCGAACGGGCGGCGATCAACGCTCCGCTGCAGGGCGCCGCGGCGGACATCATTCGCCGCGCGATGGCCCGGATGCCGGCGGCGCTGATCGATGCGGGGCTGCAATCCCGCATGCTCCTGCAGGTGCACGACGAACTGGTCTTCGAGGCCTCGCAGGCCGAGGCCGAAGAGACCATGCGCGTGGCCCGGGCCGTGATGGAGAAGGCGGCGGAGCCGGCGGTGTCGCTGTCGGTGCCGCTGATCGTCGACGCCCGCGCGGCGTCGAACTGGGACGAAGCGCACTGA
- a CDS encoding TetR/AcrR family transcriptional regulator, with protein MPMPADGSTARPRRSQAERRDESERRLMTATIAVICDQGVRAATFEAIGTRAGYSRGLAAQKYGSKQGMIEALIAHLHARQNEALAAAGVDTAPGLEAVLGYVEHFIARLREDDEGRAYFMLLADAVADLSALRTAFAASHEKVERMLEAMILRGQAEGAIRPEVDADAAALSIGSLLMGLSIQSLIDPAMDLAPIRATSLAMLRGGLAVVPASGA; from the coding sequence ATGCCCATGCCCGCCGACGGCTCCACCGCCAGACCCCGCCGCTCCCAGGCCGAACGCCGGGACGAGTCCGAGCGCCGCCTGATGACCGCGACGATCGCGGTGATCTGCGACCAGGGCGTGCGGGCGGCGACCTTCGAGGCGATCGGGACCCGCGCCGGCTACAGCCGCGGTCTGGCGGCGCAGAAGTACGGCTCGAAACAGGGGATGATCGAGGCCCTGATCGCGCACCTGCACGCCCGCCAGAACGAGGCGCTGGCGGCGGCCGGCGTCGACACGGCGCCCGGCCTGGAGGCGGTCCTGGGCTACGTCGAGCACTTCATCGCCCGGCTGCGCGAGGACGACGAGGGCCGCGCCTACTTCATGCTGCTGGCCGACGCGGTCGCCGACCTGTCGGCCCTGCGGACGGCCTTCGCGGCCTCGCACGAGAAGGTCGAGCGGATGCTGGAGGCGATGATCCTGCGCGGCCAGGCCGAGGGCGCCATCCGGCCTGAGGTCGACGCCGACGCCGCGGCCCTGTCGATCGGCAGCCTGCTCATGGGCCTGTCGATCCAGAGCCTGATCGATCCCGCCATGGACCTGGCCCCGATCCGCGCGACCAGCCTGGCGATGCTGCGCGGCGGTCTGGCCGTCGTCCCCGCCTCCGGAGCCTGA
- a CDS encoding Maf family protein, with product MSRIVLASKSPARTAVLKAAGVPFETAVAGVDEAAVKNGLLAEGQGPRNVADALAELKAVKISRNRPGDLVIGADQTLDLDGALFDKVETMAQARERLQLLRGKTHKLHSAVVVARDGQAIWREVPGAKLTMRNYSDAFIDDYLAERGEDILSSVGCYQLENQGVQLFSRIEGDYFTILGLPLMGLFDFLRLHGALKS from the coding sequence ATGAGCAGGATCGTACTGGCGTCGAAGAGCCCCGCCCGCACGGCGGTGTTGAAGGCGGCCGGCGTGCCGTTCGAGACCGCCGTGGCCGGTGTGGACGAGGCCGCCGTCAAGAACGGCCTGCTGGCCGAAGGCCAGGGTCCGCGCAACGTCGCCGACGCGCTGGCCGAGCTGAAGGCGGTGAAGATCTCCCGCAACCGACCCGGCGACCTGGTGATCGGCGCCGACCAGACCCTCGACCTCGACGGCGCGCTGTTCGACAAGGTCGAGACGATGGCGCAGGCGCGCGAGCGGCTCCAACTGCTGCGCGGCAAGACGCACAAGCTGCACTCGGCGGTGGTCGTGGCCCGCGACGGCCAGGCGATCTGGCGCGAAGTCCCCGGCGCCAAGCTGACCATGCGGAACTACTCGGACGCCTTCATCGACGACTATCTGGCCGAACGCGGCGAGGACATCCTGAGCTCCGTCGGCTGCTACCAGCTGGAGAACCAGGGCGTGCAGCTCTTCTCCCGCATCGAGGGCGACTATTTCACCATCCTGGGCCTGCCCTTGATGGGCCTGTTCGACTTCCTGCGCCTGCATGGAGCGCTGAAGTCATGA
- a CDS encoding TonB family protein, with amino-acid sequence MCVAPGAAAASEDAAPTWVKRPDFAELRAAWPVEAARQGKGGFVALKCEVNVQGGLETCKVEKEDPPGAGFGLAALSLTPSFQMKPKVVDGRPVRGEVRVPIKFAIRGGMGFAGSTSALVANPLWLRAPTYADVAAVRPARAGDAVSGHASIRCEVTSANTLDDCKVLMESPPAKGFGAAALKLAERFELLPVGDASKDVYVNLAVRFGGAETERAVSHPRWITGLDPKKVAEIFPAAAVERGLVEGVGVAECTVGVGGGLTACKVAREDPVEAGFGEAAVAVAGIMQMSPWTDDGRPVDGAVIRLPIRFKKAPQAAN; translated from the coding sequence ATGTGTGTCGCGCCGGGGGCTGCTGCGGCCTCCGAAGACGCCGCGCCGACCTGGGTGAAGAGGCCGGACTTCGCCGAGCTTAGAGCCGCCTGGCCCGTCGAAGCCGCGCGTCAGGGCAAGGGCGGGTTCGTCGCGCTGAAATGCGAGGTCAACGTCCAGGGCGGGCTGGAAACCTGCAAGGTCGAGAAGGAAGATCCGCCGGGCGCGGGGTTCGGCCTGGCGGCGCTGTCGCTGACGCCCAGTTTCCAGATGAAGCCGAAGGTGGTCGACGGTCGTCCGGTTCGCGGCGAGGTCCGCGTGCCAATCAAGTTCGCGATCCGCGGGGGCATGGGCTTTGCGGGCTCGACGTCAGCGCTGGTGGCTAATCCGCTGTGGCTCAGGGCGCCGACCTATGCCGACGTCGCGGCCGTGCGGCCCGCGCGAGCGGGCGACGCGGTCTCGGGTCACGCTTCGATCCGCTGCGAGGTGACGTCCGCGAACACCCTGGACGATTGCAAGGTGCTGATGGAGTCGCCGCCCGCCAAGGGGTTCGGCGCGGCGGCGCTCAAGCTTGCGGAGCGGTTCGAGCTGCTGCCGGTCGGCGATGCGAGCAAGGATGTCTACGTGAACCTCGCGGTCCGCTTCGGCGGCGCCGAGACTGAGCGTGCGGTCTCGCATCCTCGCTGGATCACGGGGCTCGACCCCAAGAAAGTCGCGGAAATCTTCCCGGCGGCGGCGGTCGAGCGGGGATTGGTCGAGGGCGTCGGCGTCGCCGAATGCACGGTGGGGGTCGGAGGCGGGCTCACCGCCTGCAAGGTCGCGCGGGAGGATCCCGTCGAGGCCGGCTTCGGCGAAGCGGCTGTCGCGGTGGCCGGCATCATGCAGATGAGCCCATGGACCGACGACGGCCGCCCGGTGGACGGCGCCGTCATTCGCCTGCCGATCCGGTTCAAGAAGGCGCCGCAGGCCGCGAACTAG
- a CDS encoding zinc-finger domain-containing protein, whose amino-acid sequence MARKTKGTAPTATPLPEAATVPPPETILVRSHRIACEGVGGALGHPRVWLELGGAGEVDCPYCDRRFVAVTEPGDESELLAPGTYEGAAGH is encoded by the coding sequence ATGGCCCGCAAGACCAAGGGGACCGCCCCGACCGCCACCCCGCTGCCGGAAGCGGCGACCGTCCCGCCGCCCGAGACGATTCTGGTGCGCTCGCACCGCATCGCCTGCGAAGGCGTCGGCGGCGCGCTGGGCCATCCGCGCGTCTGGCTGGAGCTCGGCGGCGCCGGCGAAGTCGACTGCCCCTACTGCGACCGCCGCTTCGTGGCGGTGACGGAGCCCGGCGACGAGAGCGAGTTGCTGGCGCCCGGAACCTACGAGGGCGCGGCCGGACATTAG
- a CDS encoding ABC transporter ATP-binding protein, whose protein sequence is MDLPDYAIEAEGLYKTYAGAKTTPPKLALNGIDLKIPRGSIFGLLGPNGAGKSTFINILAGLVRKSSGTVKIWGRDIDQRPRDARAAIGVVPQELAADVFFTPRESLEVQAGMYGVPKNERKTDELLAALGLSDKAGAYVRMLSGGMKRRLMVAKAMVHHPPVLILDEPTAGVDVELRRQLWNYVVGLNQQGVTIVLTTHYLEEAQELCDQIAIINRGEVAACEPTDVLLRRLDTRNVIVSPEEPVTVAPDLTGFETKLRGGGAFAVSYKKGQSSVEQVLAAVRGAGLHIKDIATEDPDLEDVFLALTYGNPDALRPTED, encoded by the coding sequence ATGGATCTGCCCGACTACGCGATCGAGGCCGAAGGCCTGTACAAGACCTATGCCGGCGCCAAGACCACGCCGCCGAAACTGGCCTTGAACGGCATCGACCTGAAGATCCCGCGCGGGTCCATCTTCGGCCTGCTCGGACCGAACGGGGCGGGCAAGTCGACCTTCATCAACATTCTGGCCGGGCTGGTGCGGAAATCCTCCGGCACGGTGAAGATCTGGGGGCGCGACATCGATCAGCGCCCCCGCGACGCCCGCGCCGCCATCGGGGTGGTGCCGCAGGAACTGGCCGCCGACGTCTTCTTCACCCCGCGCGAGTCGCTGGAGGTCCAGGCGGGCATGTACGGCGTGCCCAAGAACGAGCGGAAGACCGACGAGCTGCTCGCGGCCCTGGGTCTCAGCGACAAGGCCGGCGCCTATGTCCGCATGCTGTCGGGCGGGATGAAGCGTCGCCTGATGGTGGCCAAGGCGATGGTCCATCATCCGCCGGTCCTGATCCTCGACGAGCCGACCGCCGGCGTGGACGTCGAGCTGCGCCGCCAGCTGTGGAACTACGTCGTGGGCCTGAACCAGCAGGGCGTGACCATCGTCCTGACCACCCACTACCTGGAAGAGGCGCAGGAGCTCTGCGACCAGATCGCCATCATCAACCGCGGCGAGGTCGCGGCCTGCGAGCCGACCGACGTGCTGCTCCGCCGGCTCGACACCCGCAATGTGATCGTCTCGCCGGAGGAGCCCGTAACCGTCGCGCCCGACCTGACCGGGTTCGAGACCAAGCTGCGCGGCGGCGGGGCCTTCGCCGTATCCTACAAGAAGGGCCAGTCCAGCGTGGAGCAGGTCCTGGCCGCCGTCCGTGGCGCCGGCCTTCACATCAAGGACATCGCCACCGAGGACCCCGACCTGGAGGACGTCTTCCTGGCCCTCACCTACGGCAATCCCGACGCGCTGCGCCCGACCGAGGACTGA
- a CDS encoding rubredoxin, whose protein sequence is MADAEPYKTWQCRTCGYLYDEEAGDPGEGLAPGTRWSDLPDDWLCPMCGTPKSDFDMVEI, encoded by the coding sequence ATGGCCGACGCCGAACCCTACAAGACCTGGCAGTGCCGCACCTGCGGCTACCTCTACGACGAGGAAGCCGGCGACCCCGGCGAAGGCCTGGCGCCCGGCACGCGCTGGTCCGACCTGCCCGACGACTGGCTCTGCCCGATGTGCGGCACGCCGAAGTCGGACTTCGACATGGTGGAGATCTGA
- a CDS encoding isocitrate lyase/PEP mutase family protein encodes MSKTAPADTFRSLHAGPRILRLANGWDAASARLIESLGAPAVATSSAAVAWSHGYADGNHLPVDLLVQTIADAARAVSIPLTADIEGGYSDDPALVEETIVRVIDAGAVGINIEDGGGAPEPLAAKIEAARRAAERTGVPLFVNARTDVWLRKLAQGEAAVAEALRRAAIYREAGADGLFAPGVVEASEIRNLVEGAGLPLNVMARPGLAPADDLEVLGVRRLSAATGLAHAALAALKTAAADFLETGDSNGLWARSDGTDYNALFR; translated from the coding sequence ATGAGCAAGACAGCCCCCGCCGACACCTTCCGCAGCCTGCACGCCGGGCCCCGCATCCTGCGCCTCGCCAACGGCTGGGACGCCGCCTCCGCGCGCCTCATCGAGAGCCTGGGCGCGCCGGCCGTGGCCACCTCCAGCGCCGCCGTCGCCTGGAGCCACGGCTATGCCGACGGCAATCATCTGCCGGTCGACCTGCTGGTCCAGACCATCGCCGACGCCGCCCGCGCCGTCTCCATCCCGCTGACCGCCGACATCGAGGGCGGCTATTCCGACGATCCGGCGCTGGTCGAGGAGACCATCGTCCGGGTGATCGACGCCGGCGCGGTCGGGATCAACATCGAGGACGGCGGCGGCGCGCCCGAGCCGCTGGCCGCCAAGATCGAGGCCGCCCGCCGCGCCGCCGAGCGCACCGGCGTGCCGCTGTTCGTCAACGCCCGCACCGACGTCTGGCTGCGCAAGCTCGCCCAGGGCGAGGCGGCGGTGGCCGAGGCCCTGCGCCGGGCGGCGATCTATCGCGAGGCCGGGGCCGACGGCCTGTTCGCGCCGGGCGTGGTCGAGGCGTCGGAGATCCGCAACCTGGTCGAGGGCGCCGGCCTGCCGCTGAACGTCATGGCCCGGCCCGGCCTCGCCCCGGCCGACGACCTGGAGGTCCTGGGCGTCCGCCGCCTGTCCGCCGCCACCGGCCTGGCCCACGCCGCCCTGGCCGCGCTGAAGACGGCCGCCGCGGACTTCCTGGAAACCGGCGATTCGAACGGCCTGTGGGCCCGCAGCGACGGCACGGACTACAACGCGCTGTTCCGCTAG
- a CDS encoding pyruvate, water dikinase regulatory protein, translating to MTSAPRVATYFHIHLVSDSTGETLNAMARAVCARFTDVLPIEHIYALVRSQRQLERALEEIAGAPGVVLHTIIDPTLRTALEEGCRQHDIPCIAALDPVVAAMSRYLGAPMQSRPGAQHALDTDYFNRMEALNYAIGHDDGQGGQDFSQADVVLVGVSRTSKTPTCIYLAHRGVRAANVPLVPGVPLPKELLELKNTLVVGLIASPDRLIQIRRNRLLSLNEQRASSYIDQEAVRQEIIAARRLYERMGWPVIDVTRRSVEETAASIINLLSGGRGQVEVLGA from the coding sequence ATGACGTCAGCGCCCCGGGTCGCCACCTATTTCCACATCCACCTGGTCTCGGACTCCACGGGCGAGACGCTGAACGCCATGGCCCGGGCCGTCTGCGCCCGATTCACCGACGTCCTGCCGATCGAGCACATCTACGCCCTGGTCCGCTCGCAGCGGCAGCTGGAGCGGGCGCTGGAGGAGATCGCCGGCGCGCCGGGGGTGGTGCTGCACACCATCATCGACCCGACCCTGCGAACGGCGCTGGAAGAGGGCTGCCGCCAGCACGACATCCCCTGCATCGCCGCGCTCGATCCGGTGGTCGCCGCCATGTCGCGCTATCTCGGCGCCCCGATGCAGAGCCGGCCCGGCGCGCAGCACGCGCTCGACACCGACTACTTCAACCGCATGGAGGCCCTGAACTACGCCATCGGTCACGACGACGGCCAAGGCGGACAGGACTTCTCGCAGGCCGACGTGGTGCTGGTGGGAGTGTCCCGCACGTCCAAGACGCCGACCTGCATCTATCTGGCGCACCGCGGCGTGCGGGCCGCGAACGTGCCGCTGGTGCCGGGCGTGCCCCTTCCCAAGGAGCTGCTGGAGCTGAAGAACACCCTGGTCGTGGGCCTGATCGCCTCGCCCGACCGGCTGATCCAGATCCGCCGCAACCGCCTGCTGTCGCTGAACGAACAACGGGCCAGCAGCTACATCGACCAGGAGGCCGTCCGTCAGGAGATCATCGCCGCCCGGCGACTCTACGAACGGATGGGCTGGCCGGTCATCGACGTCACCCGCCGATCGGTCGAGGAAACCGCCGCCTCGATTATCAATCTGTTGTCCGGCGGACGCGGCCAGGTCGAGGTGCTGGGAGCATGA